A window from Purpureocillium takamizusanense chromosome 3, complete sequence encodes these proteins:
- a CDS encoding uncharacterized protein (EggNog:ENOG503P0Y5~TransMembrane:1 (o397-418i)~COG:G) → MDFLFGRKTGGKGRRPASLKRPSLSDPPNVYYSAAPPPPALPNRPATSTGSTIALYSHMPGESPYTNPVAAYTQQQFPPWSANGYDPSSWAGSAPAPAPAHYQWPVGESQEYYNNTAAYPGPPQEAHHGSVQNLSAHPHQHPGTWATSMVHLPVPSSSGPPTSQQNDMGSRFDDLMTLIDREGYAGDETDLFLLQQPQPSPGNPDSGTSDRPRSSRRTSPHGHAQRPNSRRGGERRLDTSDVAATVLSGTYFSKVDLYANSRLPLDLPPFAVYMPTWPLLCLAARHSQRVYSKPRGPDRLTHIPADWLSGTKAMTVSSVPADHAGAVVLAIRGSASFADWAVNLRVDPAPLAGFLDDDDDDCGGNACHAGFLSAARSMVRPVARRLRRLLDEDPCRAAYSLILTGHSAGGAVAALLYMHMIARSASAQSDLTALASTFKRVHCVTFGAPPVALLPLRKPDRADLRKSLFLSFVNEGDPVARADKEYVKSLLELLARPPPPGFAAPQRGAQQRGSSEWPGSRRHAKAASSAAAAPLWPVPPVTLCNAGRLVVLRSGSPRSPPTDRKTVKERLAEGVVAAKCTPEQLGRVIWGDPVCHLMSLYAARIEVLAVGAVTAKRR, encoded by the exons ATGGACTTTCTCTTTGGGCGCAAGACCGGCGGCAAGGGACGACGGCCCGCCAGCCTCAAGCGGCCGTCGCTATCTGACCCCCCCAACGTCTACTACagcgctgctcctccgccgcctgcgctccCCAACCGCCCCGCGACATCGACCGGTAGCACCATAGCGTTGTACTCTCATATGCCCGGTGAGAGTCCGTATACGAACCCCGTTGCCGCATACACCCAGCAACAGTTCCCTCCCTGGTCGGCCAATGGGTATGATCCGTCATCATGGGCGGGatcagctccagctccagctccagcccaCTACCAATGGCCCGTCGGTGAGAGCCAGGAGTATTACAACAACACGGCTGCATATCCTGGGCCCCCACAAGAAGCGCATCATGGCAGTGTGCAGAACCTGTCTGCTCATCCTCACCAGCACCCTGGCACCTGGGCAACATCCATGGTCCATCTTCCTGTTCCAAGTTCCAGCGGCCCGCCTACCTCTCAGCAGAACGACATGGGTAGCCGCTTTGACGACCTGATGACGCTGATAGACCGCGAGGGGTACGCCGGCGATGAGACGGATCTGTTTCTCCTGCAGCAACCGCAGCCTTCGCCGGGGAATCCTGATTCGGGGACGTCCGATCGGCCCAGGTCAAGTCGTCGTACCTCCCCTCATGGCCACGCCCAGAGACCgaacagccgccgcggcggggagAGGCGCCTCGACACgtccgacgtcgccgccaccgtcctcTCAGGCACCTACTTCTCCAAGGTTGATCTCTACGCCAACTCCCGTCTTCCGCTGGATCTCCCGCCGTTTGCTGT ATACATGCCGACCTGGCCGctcctctgcctcgccgcgcgccactCACAGCGCGTCTACTCCAAGCCCCGCGGCCCCGACCGGCTCACCCATATCCCAGCCGACTGGCTGTCCGGCACCAAGGCCATGACCGTCAGCTCCGTGCCCGCAgaccacgccggcgccgtcgtcctcgccatccgcGGTTCCGCTTCCTTCGCCGACTGGGCCGTCAACCTGCGCGTCGATCCCGCCCCGCTCGCtggcttcctcgacgacgacgacgacgactgcggTGGCAACGCCTGTCACGCCGGTTTCCTctccgccgcgcgcagcatGGTCCGGCCCgtggctcgccgcctgcgccgcctcctcgacgaggacccctgccgcgccgcctacAGCCTCATCCTCACCGGCcactcggccggcggcgccgtcgccgcgctcctgTACATGCACATGATcgcccgctccgccagcgcgcAGAGCGATCtcaccgccctcgccagcacGTTCAAGCGCGTCCACTGCGTCACGTTTGGCGccccgcccgtcgccctgctgccgctgcgcaaGCCTGACCGTGCCGACCTGCGCAAGAGCCTGTTCCTGAGCTTTGTCAACGAGGGCGACCCCGTCGCGCGTGCCGACAAGGAGTACGTCAAGagcctcctcgagctgctcgcccggccgccgccgccaggcttCGCAGCGCCACAGCGAGgagcgcagcagcgaggcTCTAGTGAATGGCCAGGCAGCAGAAGGCACGCCAAGGcagcgtcctcggccgcggcggcgcccctgTGGCCTGTGCCGCCTGTGACGCTCTGCAATGCAGGACGTCTCGTCGTGctgcgcagcggcagcccgcgcagcccgccgacggacCGCAAGACGGTCAAAGAAcgcctcgccgagggcgtcgtggccgcaAAGTGCACGCCTGAGCAATTAGGCCGCGTCATCTGGGGGGATCCAGTTTGCCACCTCATGAGTTTGTATGCAGCGCGAATTGAGGTTCTGGCCGTTGGTGCGGTCACGGCCAAGCGTCGATAA
- a CDS encoding uncharacterized protein (EggNog:ENOG503Q4N7~COG:B), with amino-acid sequence MTQAVKRACDACHRRKVKCDGINPCRNCSSAQLSCTYNAIPQKKGPKGSRAKVISELRETQRQTSLSAKVQNRMSGIPCPPTNPSMGPTPGLLTGELVKECAHFFFDNMYPQAPILDRRQIEQQILYMEQNRDAYCLMTSLCAFIMLQPGMSMPPGDPYNLDMVPGANIISSQLLLEEVLRVRKGYEYLDSITLNALATNFFIFGCYYGQELHDRAWYYLREATTMIHMIGMNKEEYYMQFDATEAARRRRLYWLFFVVERAYAIQRQRPVSLQASINLPTLGDDPSDPQAHQLNSFILLVNLYRPFEDSFIAVWNKTKGHLSAQYLRGLQKQLNDLVQSYICQDPSFNDIRTNQQWLKNTVWQLTGGVVNGSGDESMSFQYPMHMSRELLVSMASQFPVQIDLLGPGLIEKLVEMTSSMTEYLSMQPPSRDPFSVGPREHLNQVISMIAMSRNGDHRFLPLLMNKMSEVLPRITNPMLQNAPENSNLANIDIFDGFGNAGMAQPPSQMHMSMGGADFDRKFSVEEYDKMNGNTPESASNSNTSSGSPPMAQHGSSDMNGSFVSSPSIMSPSMEYPHNMNGFACTPMSEMVMSPLGNPSQSASLNAPQAQHHQHLNHGHEPMSHVERMSQSIRNQPTSSPSMSQSHAINFRLRQNSFHVQPQLQAVGEYHDLQRTDSDASGTMMTMGSMNGELGFGPMR; translated from the exons ATGACCCAGGCAGTGAAGCGGGCCTGCGACgcctgccaccgccgcaaGGTGAAGTGCGATGGCATCAATCCTTGCAGAAATTGCTCTTCGGCACAACTCTCTTGCACCTACAATGCCATACCTCAGAAGAAGGGGCCCAAGGGCTCGCGGGCGAAGGTCATTAGCGAGTTGAGGGAGACGCAGCGGCAGACGAGCCTCTCCGCCAAAGTACAAAATCGAATGAGCGGCATCCCTTGCCCTCCCACGAACCCGTCCATGGGCCCGACTCCCGGCCTCCTCACGGGAGAGCTCGTCAAGGAGTGCGCTCACTTCTTCTTCGACAACATGTACCCGCAGGCGCCCATCCTGGACCGTCGTCAGATCGAGCAGCAAATCCTATACATGGAGCAGAACCGCGATGCATACTGCCTCATGACGTCGCTATGCGCCTTCATCATGCTGCAGCCTGGCatgtcgatgccgcccggTGATCCATACAATCTCGACATGGTTCCTGGTGCCAACATCATCTCCAGTCAGCTCCTTCTTGAAGAGGTCCTTCGCGTCCGCAAGGGCTACGAGTACCTTGACTCTATTACGCTCAATGCTCTTGCCACCAACTTTTTCATTTTTGGCTGCTACTACGGCCAGGAACTGCATGATCGGGCGTGGTACTACCTGCGGGAGGCCACGACTATGATCCACATGATCGGCATGAACAAGGAGGAGTACTACATGCAGTTTGATGCCACCGaggctgctcgccgccgccgcctctacTGGCTATTCTTTGTTGTCGAGCG CGCCTATGCCATTCAGCGACAACGTCCTGTCTCGCTGCAAGCCTCCATCAATCTGCCGACTTTGGGCGACGATCCGAGTGACCCGCAGGCGCACCAGCTCAACAGTTTCATTCTTCTCGTGAACCTGTACAGGCCATTTGAGGATTCGTTCATCGCTGTGTGGAACAAGACCAAGGGTCATTTGTCCGCTCAGTATCTGAGGGGTCTCCAGAAACAGTTGAATGACTTGGTGCAGTCGTACATCTGTCAAGATCCAAGCTTCAACGACATCCGTACCAATCAGCAGTGGTTGAAGAATACCGTCTGGCAACTCACCGGtggcgtcgtcaacggcagTGGCGACGAGTCTATGTCGTTCCAATATCCTATGCACATGTCTAGGGAGCTCCTGGTGAGCATGGCGTCGCAATTTCCGGTGCAGATCGATCTCCTGGGACCCGGTCTG ATCGAGAAACTGGTTGAGATGACGTCGTCCATGACGGAGTATCTTTCTATGCAGCCCCCCTCGCGGGACCCCTTCTCAGTCGGCCCCCGAGAGCACCTGAACCAAGTCATCTCCATGATTGCCATGTCCCGCAACGGCGACCATcgcttcttgccgctgctgatgAATAAGATGAGCGAGGTTCTCCCCCGAATCACCAACCCAATGCTGCAAAATGCTCCCGAGAACTCGAATCTCGCCAACATCGACATCTTTGACGGCTTCGGCAACGCTGGCAtggcccagccgccgagTCAGATGCACATGTCGATGGGTGGGGCCGACTTCGACCGCAAATTTTCTGTTGAGGAATATGACAAGATGAACGGCAACACGCCGGAATCTGCATCCAACTCGAACACCTCAAGTGGCTCGCCACCTATGGCCCAGCATGGATCATCGGACATGAATGGGTCCTTTGTCAGCTCACCCAGCATCATGTCGCCCAGCATGGAGTACCCACACAACATGAATGGATTCGCCTGCACGCCCATGTCAGAGATGGTCATGAGCCCGCTGGGCAATCCGTCCCAATCTGCCTCGCTAAACGCACCACAAGCACAGCACCATCAACATCTGAATCACGGCCATGAACCCATGTCGCATGTCGAAAGAATGTCACAGAGCATACGGAACCAACCCACTAGCTCGCCTTCCATGTCCCAGTCGCACGCGATCAACTTCCGCTTGCGACAAAACAGTTTCCATGTCCAGCCGCAGCTACAGGCTGTGGGCGAATACCATGATCTGCAAAGAACAGATTCAGACGCCAGCGgcacgatgatgacgatgggctCGATGAACGGCGAACTTGGGTTCGGGCCCATGAGATAG